From a region of the Zingiber officinale cultivar Zhangliang chromosome 4B, Zo_v1.1, whole genome shotgun sequence genome:
- the LOC121974839 gene encoding uncharacterized protein At4g15970-like, producing MHLSRGTRTTGSDRSTPPSILRPRLKYAPMSGPSGVRARLSPRFPMSPLSLRSAADPRRCLSTLLFFAAIAFPCALLYHAADLGFPFPTSSPRPSRDYLAASLDSAFPDQDTDQLEKNDVKLEKVLKEAAMENKTVILTTLNAAWASPGSIIDLFFQSFRTGDGTRRLLDHLVIIALDKKAYIRCISLHTHCFALYTEGVDFSDEKIYMTAGYLSMMWRRIEFLRVILEMGYNFIFSDVDILWFRNPLTQLSPDEDFQIACDHFTGDAFDLENIPNGGFNYVQSNNRSIEFYKFWHGSQGTYPGFHDQDVLNFIKRDPFLIDIGIKIRFLSTAFFGGLCEPSRDFSKVCTMHANCCIGLSRKVHDMRVMLGDWKTYMSLPWKLKRYGSFAWSVPQNCSLAPL from the exons ATGCACTTGAGCAGAGGAACGCGGACTACCGGGAGCGACAGATCGACCCCTCCCTCAATTCTCCGTCCTCGACTAAAGTACGCACCAATGAGTGGGCCATCGGGAGTGAGGGCTCGACTTTCGCCGAGGTTCCCGATGTCGCCTCTCAGTCTCAGATCTGCAGCTGATCCCCGCCGCTGCCTCTCCACTCTCCTATTCTTCGCCGCCATCGCATTTCCCTGCGCCTTGCTCTACCATGCGGCCGACCTCGGCTTCCCCTTCCCGACGTCGTCCCCCCGGCCGAGCCGCGACTATCTTGCCGCTTCCTTGGATTCCGCCTTTCCCGACCAAGACACCGACCAATTG GAAAAGAACGATGTTAAGCTTGAGAAAGTTCTGAAGGAAGCAGCTATGGAAAACAAAACAGTAATATTAACAACTTTGAATGCTGCCTGGGCTTCTCCTGGTTCTATTATAGATttgttttttcaaagttttcggaCAGGAGATGGAACACGCAGACTTCTGGACCATTTGGTAATCATTGCCTTGGACAAGAAAGCGTACATAAGGTGCATATCCTTGCATACTCACTGTTTTGCTCTTTATACTGAGGGAGTGGATTTCTCAGATGAGAAGATTTACATGACTGCTGGATATTTGTCAATGATGTGGAGAAGGATAGAATTTCTGCGTGTTATTCTCGAAATGGGATACAACTTTATTTTCTCG GATGTAGATATCCTTTGGTTCCGTAATCCATTAACCCAATTATCTCCAGATGAGGATTTTCAAATAGCCTGTGATCACTTTACTGGTGATGCTTTTGATTTGGAAAACATTCCTAATGGTGGATTCAACTATGTTCAGTCTAACAACCGATCCATAGAATTCTACAAGTTCTGGCATGGATCGCAGGGAACCTATCCAGGATTTCATGATCAGGATGTACTAAACTTCATTAAGCGTGATCCTTTCCTAATTGACATCGGAATAAAAATTAGATTCTTGAGCACTGCTTTTTTTGGTGGGCTTTGTGAACCAAGCAGAGATTTCAGTAAGGTTTGTACAATGCATGCAAATTGTTGTATCGGCTTAAGTAGAAAGGTTCATGATATGAGAGTTATGCTTGGGGATTGGAAGACATATATGTCTCTTCCATGGAAGTTGAAAAGATATGGATCATTCGCATGGAGCGTACCACAAAATTGCAG TCTTGCTCCACTGTAA